One part of the Microbulbifer sp. THAF38 genome encodes these proteins:
- a CDS encoding SDR family oxidoreductase yields the protein MKSKTVLVTGASSGIGEAFAYECAKRGANLILVARSEDSLSNIATKINEIYPVDTSSIPMDLSVEGSAQKLFDKTKEMGVEVDILINNAGFGKWGSFESFTLDTYRDMLQLNINTLTELCYLYLPEMRLKKTGGIINVASGAALMPVPYAGVYSASKSYVLNFSEALHNELQGTGVTVTCLCPGGTKTNFAEVANNQVMVDESIYETAEYVAQVGLEGFLSQKSYVLSGKQKWALVLLSRLLSRAQLLRLSGKVFKRIVSNEKT from the coding sequence ATGAAATCAAAAACTGTATTAGTTACGGGAGCTTCTTCGGGAATCGGGGAAGCATTTGCGTATGAATGTGCTAAAAGGGGTGCAAACCTAATTTTGGTTGCTCGATCTGAAGACTCTTTATCGAATATCGCAACAAAAATTAATGAAATATACCCAGTAGATACAAGCTCTATTCCTATGGATTTAAGCGTGGAAGGATCTGCGCAAAAGCTCTTTGATAAAACTAAAGAGATGGGTGTTGAAGTTGACATTCTCATTAATAACGCAGGTTTTGGCAAGTGGGGAAGCTTTGAAAGCTTCACCCTTGACACCTATAGGGATATGTTGCAACTCAATATTAATACCCTTACAGAGCTGTGTTACTTATATCTACCAGAGATGAGGCTCAAAAAAACAGGAGGTATCATTAATGTTGCCTCTGGAGCAGCCCTGATGCCGGTACCTTATGCTGGAGTCTACTCTGCATCCAAAAGTTACGTACTGAATTTTTCGGAAGCTCTGCACAATGAACTACAAGGAACCGGTGTAACAGTAACCTGCCTTTGCCCCGGTGGGACCAAGACAAATTTTGCCGAGGTGGCGAATAATCAAGTCATGGTGGATGAAAGTATCTACGAAACTGCCGAGTATGTCGCTCAAGTAGGGTTAGAAGGATTCTTGTCTCAAAAAAGTTATGTATTGTCAGGTAAGCAAAAGTGGGCACTGGTTTTACTTTCTCGACTTCTGAGTCGAGCGCAACTGCTGCGTCTATCGGGGAAAGTATTTAAGCGTATTGTAAGTAATGAAAAGACATAA
- a CDS encoding copper resistance system multicopper oxidase, with translation MTKPPRCGSVSRRTFVTGIGAGMALLGLPGFPNPARARVPPPTTLTGENFSLQVDQRAVNLTGQPRNAISVNGSIPGPILHWREGQTVTLNVLNQLDKNTSIHWYGIRVPNPMNGVPGLNFSGIRPGENFRYRFKVKQSGTYWYHSHSGFQRQQGLYGAIVIDPAGGDPVTYDRDYVVLLSDWSDESPQQIYSNLKKDGHYYNRRRHRTTTDLWRDVRAKGIEQTWRERHPWNFAGMSDRDVSDVTGYTYSYLINGQTPEDNWTALFAPGEIVRLRFINASAMTIFDLRIPDLDMTVVSADGQNIQPVRVDEFRLGTGETYDVVVKPSGDRAYTLFAQAIDRGGYARGTLTPAQNLSAEVPPMDPIPILDKRDMGFIRAGGARAADRQPTAEEQNAKLAPAGLGSNSPIVHQPTEKGHGVALRARAPQNGVDDPGVGLREHQQRHNRRILTYKDLRSLTPSLDRRQPQRELQLHLTGNPARYLWSIDGVKYKNATPILLAYGERLRITLVNDTLLTQPMHLHGLWSELETGDGEYLPRKHTVMVQPGAKISYLVNADNRGRWALHCQMLYRTYGIFREVRVV, from the coding sequence ATGACAAAACCTCCGCGGTGCGGCTCGGTTTCGCGCCGCACCTTTGTAACCGGAATCGGCGCCGGCATGGCCCTGCTGGGCCTGCCCGGCTTCCCTAACCCCGCCAGGGCGCGAGTACCCCCTCCCACGACTTTAACTGGCGAGAATTTCTCCCTGCAGGTAGACCAAAGGGCAGTTAACCTAACCGGGCAACCTCGCAACGCAATTTCAGTTAACGGCTCTATTCCCGGCCCAATCCTGCACTGGCGCGAGGGGCAAACAGTCACTCTCAACGTTCTCAATCAGTTAGATAAAAACACTTCGATTCACTGGTATGGCATCAGGGTGCCCAACCCGATGAATGGTGTACCAGGGCTCAATTTCTCCGGTATTAGGCCCGGGGAAAATTTTCGATACCGCTTTAAAGTCAAACAAAGCGGAACTTACTGGTATCACAGTCACTCCGGCTTCCAGAGGCAGCAGGGACTCTACGGAGCTATCGTCATCGATCCCGCTGGGGGGGACCCGGTGACCTATGACCGGGACTATGTAGTGTTGCTCTCCGATTGGAGCGATGAATCTCCCCAGCAGATTTATTCAAACCTTAAGAAAGATGGCCACTATTACAATCGGCGCCGCCACCGCACCACCACAGATCTCTGGCGGGATGTACGCGCAAAAGGCATAGAGCAAACCTGGCGTGAACGACACCCATGGAACTTCGCAGGCATGTCTGATCGAGATGTGTCTGATGTCACAGGCTACACCTACAGCTACCTGATCAATGGACAAACTCCGGAAGACAATTGGACTGCCCTTTTTGCCCCCGGTGAGATAGTACGGCTGCGTTTTATCAACGCCTCTGCCATGACAATCTTCGACCTACGCATTCCCGATCTGGATATGACCGTGGTGAGTGCTGACGGCCAGAATATTCAGCCGGTGAGAGTGGATGAATTCCGCCTAGGTACTGGGGAAACCTACGATGTGGTGGTTAAGCCCAGTGGGGACAGAGCCTACACCCTTTTTGCCCAGGCGATTGATCGCGGCGGTTACGCTCGCGGTACCTTAACGCCCGCTCAGAATCTCTCTGCCGAAGTTCCCCCCATGGACCCAATCCCAATACTCGATAAACGCGATATGGGATTCATTCGTGCCGGTGGTGCTAGAGCTGCTGATAGACAGCCCACTGCAGAAGAACAAAATGCCAAACTGGCCCCCGCCGGCCTGGGGAGCAATAGCCCCATCGTCCACCAGCCAACAGAAAAAGGCCATGGCGTAGCCCTACGCGCGCGCGCGCCTCAAAATGGAGTGGATGACCCCGGTGTTGGACTGCGTGAACATCAGCAACGCCACAACCGCCGCATCCTAACCTACAAGGATCTTCGCAGCCTCACACCATCATTAGATCGGCGCCAACCGCAGCGAGAACTACAACTACATCTCACCGGTAATCCAGCTCGTTACCTATGGTCCATTGACGGTGTTAAATATAAAAACGCCACACCAATATTATTGGCTTATGGCGAGCGTCTACGAATCACTCTGGTGAACGACACCCTACTCACCCAGCCCATGCACCTGCACGGTTTATGGAGTGAGCTGGAAACTGGTGACGGGGAGTATCTGCCACGCAAGCACACGGTAATGGTACAGCCCGGTGCCAAAATCAGTTACTTGGTAAATGCCGATAACCGGGGGCGCTGGGCATTACACTGCCAAATGCTTTATCGCACATACGGTATTTTCCGTGAGGTGCGCGTGGTATGA
- a CDS encoding alpha/beta hydrolase: MRLLLSTIFFVLVVSVGSVSAGTAEPVSFTRGEILSFYYQSDLLARQYQIDVLLPKEYDPKNDTVQYPVVYMLDGYLDFPMMAPNFFKQSATGKIPAFIFVGIDYVDDSLGKLRRLDLTPTAVEMDGEIQGGGANQFLEFINEELKPFINNTFPADQQDQTFMGHSLGGLFALHTLFTQPDSFHRYIIASPSVWWDDKVILAKERHYAEYNADMNKHIFMFVGKEEGFMVKDMKQLVRRLESRNYPSLKLSKKVFKGENHLTVPVVGYNFGIRKIFKED; this comes from the coding sequence ATGCGATTATTATTGTCAACGATTTTTTTTGTGCTTGTCGTTTCCGTGGGGTCGGTGTCTGCAGGGACTGCTGAGCCAGTCTCTTTTACTCGTGGCGAAATATTGTCTTTTTATTACCAGTCAGACCTCTTGGCGCGTCAATACCAAATTGATGTGCTATTGCCTAAAGAGTACGATCCCAAGAACGATACCGTTCAATATCCAGTTGTTTATATGCTGGATGGTTATCTCGATTTTCCAATGATGGCTCCAAATTTCTTCAAGCAGAGTGCAACAGGAAAGATTCCGGCTTTTATTTTTGTCGGTATCGATTATGTTGATGATAGTTTGGGGAAGTTGCGGCGTCTCGATTTGACGCCAACTGCTGTGGAGATGGATGGGGAAATTCAGGGGGGTGGTGCGAATCAGTTTCTTGAGTTTATTAACGAAGAGTTAAAGCCCTTTATTAACAATACGTTCCCTGCAGATCAACAGGATCAGACCTTTATGGGACATTCTTTAGGGGGATTGTTTGCTCTTCATACTTTGTTTACTCAGCCAGATAGTTTTCATCGTTACATCATAGCAAGCCCTAGTGTCTGGTGGGATGATAAAGTAATTCTTGCCAAGGAACGACATTATGCGGAATATAATGCAGATATGAATAAGCATATATTCATGTTTGTCGGTAAGGAAGAGGGGTTTATGGTGAAGGACATGAAACAACTTGTGCGCAGGTTGGAGTCGCGCAATTATCCTAGCCTTAAATTGTCGAAAAAGGTATTTAAGGGAGAGAATCACCTAACGGTTCCAGTGGTTGGTTATAATTTCGGAATTAGGAAAATATTTAAAGAAGATTAA
- a CDS encoding copper resistance protein B, translated as MKRTPHTKATVIIVVTLCLQLGVQAAKAQNQQDQHHSFQSRSEGSVAGEDHGMVGEGDKPVAKLSLDQFERRGMNGAAIEGDFSYGDDVNKVVLEVDFERGGGETEKNERWLVYSRSISKDWNFLAGFRHDLQRETTSRNWLAIGLAGETPYSLEMDAVLFLARNGSTAFRLEGEYDAKLAEKVSLVPRLELNFFGQNDEIAGSGSGLSQIETGLRLLYEIHPKFSPYIGVHHERVVGNAADFAREEGEKVYSTVWVIGFRVWF; from the coding sequence ATGAAGCGCACTCCCCATACCAAAGCGACAGTAATAATCGTTGTTACCCTGTGCTTGCAACTGGGTGTTCAAGCAGCTAAAGCGCAAAATCAGCAAGACCAGCATCACAGCTTCCAATCCCGCTCAGAAGGCTCAGTCGCTGGAGAGGACCATGGTATGGTCGGGGAAGGGGACAAGCCAGTAGCCAAACTCAGCCTTGATCAATTCGAACGACGCGGCATGAACGGCGCGGCAATCGAAGGTGATTTCAGTTATGGAGATGACGTCAATAAAGTAGTGCTGGAAGTAGACTTTGAGCGGGGAGGCGGAGAAACAGAAAAAAATGAGCGATGGCTGGTCTACAGCCGATCCATTTCCAAAGATTGGAATTTCCTCGCCGGCTTCCGACACGACCTGCAGCGGGAAACGACCAGCCGCAATTGGCTGGCGATTGGGCTGGCTGGAGAAACCCCTTATTCATTAGAAATGGATGCAGTGCTATTTCTGGCAAGGAACGGCAGTACAGCTTTTCGCCTGGAAGGGGAATATGATGCAAAGCTCGCAGAAAAAGTGAGCCTTGTTCCGCGGCTGGAGCTGAATTTCTTTGGCCAAAATGATGAAATCGCTGGCAGTGGCAGTGGTTTGTCTCAAATAGAAACAGGCTTGCGGCTACTCTATGAAATTCACCCAAAATTCTCCCCCTATATTGGCGTTCACCATGAACGAGTCGTGGGCAATGCCGCAGATTTTGCCCGCGAAGAAGGGGAAAAGGTCTATAGCACCGTGTGGGTGATTGGTTTTCGCGTCTGGTTTTAG
- a CDS encoding copper resistance protein B, with amino-acid sequence MNIIGFTKPIWDKRESRREASKILLRKVLIAPAMMFSLLIGMLAIEGQSQEDLHHGLQYHSTSGVNNDATLIEDKPIAKLSLDQFELQGNNGATIEGDISYGTDKSKLSAEVDYERSNGETEENELWGIYSHSVSANWNILAGIRHDFYLENTSRNWFAIGIIGETPYSFEMDAVFFLGRSGSTALRIEGVYTFKLSEKFSLAPRAEFDFFGQNDRSADGGSGLSEIEIGIRLRYELHPKFSPYIGIHQYRNIGKTADFEREEGEKVYDTVWVLGFRAWL; translated from the coding sequence TTGAACATCATAGGTTTTACCAAGCCGATATGGGATAAGCGGGAATCCAGACGAGAGGCAAGTAAAATTCTTCTGCGTAAAGTTTTGATAGCTCCAGCGATGATGTTTTCCCTACTTATCGGGATGCTGGCTATAGAAGGACAATCCCAGGAGGATTTACATCATGGCCTTCAGTATCACTCCACATCTGGAGTTAATAATGATGCAACCCTAATAGAAGACAAACCCATCGCCAAGCTCAGCCTTGATCAATTTGAGTTACAAGGTAATAACGGAGCCACCATTGAGGGGGACATCAGCTATGGTACAGACAAAAGCAAACTATCCGCAGAAGTAGACTACGAGCGCTCCAACGGAGAGACAGAGGAGAATGAACTATGGGGCATTTACAGCCACTCAGTTTCTGCTAATTGGAATATTCTCGCAGGAATTCGTCATGATTTTTACCTGGAGAATACCAGCCGCAATTGGTTTGCAATTGGTATTATTGGCGAGACCCCCTATTCATTTGAGATGGACGCGGTATTTTTCCTTGGCAGAAGCGGCAGCACTGCCCTTCGTATAGAAGGGGTTTATACATTTAAACTCTCAGAAAAATTCAGTTTAGCGCCTCGTGCGGAATTTGATTTCTTTGGGCAAAATGACAGAAGCGCAGACGGAGGATCTGGTCTATCTGAAATAGAAATTGGCATACGTTTACGATATGAACTTCATCCGAAATTCTCTCCTTATATTGGCATACATCAATATCGCAATATCGGAAAAACTGCAGACTTTGAACGCGAAGAGGGAGAAAAAGTATACGATACCGTGTGGGTTCTGGGATTTCGAGCTTGGTTATAA